GTTCCTTAGCATACGACACCATTAGCCACTGATTCTTACCGGTCGGCAAGATGTTCAGAGCCGTTGTTCGACTTTCAACCTCTGGGGTACGGAGTTTAGCGCGGATACGACCATGTTACTCGGGTAAGACTGACGGCAAAGCCTATTAAATGGTATATTTATTCATACAACTGTTTGCCTTTCGTGTTCGCCAGTTGTCCATCGCAAATAGCCataaagctagctaacgttagtcgtAAATGGTATGTAACGTTAAGGTAGTCTCACAAAACTCGACATATAGTTTACACTATTAGGCTAATTCAATGCATTGCGGCAAGTATATGAAGTCACAAATACTGTAAGTTGTGTATTGTGGTCCTACACATAGATGGCATTCGCTGTATGTAGCTAGCTTAAAGCTAAGTCAATGGGACTAATGTTTGCGTCAGGGTGACATTGATTTTCATTTGATCTAAAGTAACATTTATTGGTGCCCTTAGTGTAGTGTCATCACGTTCATAAATTTGTCATATCCAGTGTAAATGTATAGATTCCATGAGACAGCTAGTAAACTTTAGCATGTGTCCTTGTGATGACCCACGCTTCAGTTTTTCGAGGGAGTCACAAGTGCACAACAATGCGCAGCAATTCTAGACCTTGCGGTCAAACCAGTGTATGGTCATGTCCTACACCATCGACTGCTCTTGATCTGTACACTCAGTTATGGCTAGATTTGTGCTATGAAAATAAATAGTGTCTTGGCATTGACCTCTGGCCCAGTTAGCCAGATTGCTGTAAATATATATTTCTTCCCTGCAAAGCTAAGGGGATATTGCAATTATGCATTTGACATATATAGGTCAGTTTCCCCTAGAATAGATCTAGTACACAGGCAAAGTACTCAAAACATACTGGGCTGCAAAAATCGAATTTGAAATCAGCTGGTAGTGAGATGACATGTCTGACAGAAGGTGTAGGTTACAGCTCACCTGCTTTGTCATGAGAATGGAAGGGTGTGTATATTTTTTTCAGTCAAGCATCTACGAATAGTCCTTGACCTCCTATATAATCTAGAATtagtttgttttctatgttgcaGCTCCTTTGGCCTCCCGATGCTACTCTCATGCCAAGGTGGAGACAGATGAGGAGTTCGATGCCCGTTGGGTCACTTATTTCAGCAAGCCAGACATTGATGCCTGGGAGCTGAAGAAAGGTGATCTTCTAAAGATTATTGAAAATAAGTTTGCACTTTTGCCGAGGGTCCTTGAGTTGGAGACTAGCGGATAGCCAGATTACATTTTAAAACTATAACATTTGGAGAGAAGAAAATGTATAACAGAGTATGCTTGAATCCCATTCCACATCCCATAGGCATGAACACATTAATTGGCTACGACCTGGTACCTGAACCCAAAATCCTCGACTCAGCTCTTCGTGCTTGCCGAAGGTTGAATGACTTGGCCAGTGCCATCCGCATCCTCGAGGCAGTCAAGGTGAGCTACACAGCTTCCCCTACCGACTTCTAGTGAAGTCATATCTCAATAAAATAAACTTATGTATTTTACAGTGCAGTCgggaagtgttcagaccccttgacttttcccacattgttacgttagccttattctaaaatttattaaatgacccccccccccctcaatctacacacaataatgacaatGCGAGAACAGGTTTAAAcgttttagcaaatgtattaaaaataaaacataccttatttacataagtattcagaccctttgctatgagacttaaaattgagctcatgtttccaatgatcatctttgatgtttctataacttgattggagtccacctgtggtaaattcaattgattggacatgatttggaaaagcacacacacacgtctatataaggtcccacagttgacagtgcatgtcagaccaagccatgaggtcaaaggaattgtccttggctttgggacaagcctctgaatgtccttgagtggccaagccagagcccggacttgaacccgatcgaacatctctggagagacctgaaagtagctgtgcagcgacgctccccatccaacctgacagaactcgagaggatctgcagagaggaatgggagagactccccaaatacaggtgtcccaaatacaggtgtgccaagcttgtcgcttcatacccaagaagactcgaggctgtaatcactgccaaaggtgttttttgtgtgtttttttgccatTATTGGGTATTGCATGTAGATTAGGGGGGTgatcttagaataaggctgtaatgtaattgaaaaaagtcaagggttctgaatactttccgactgcactgtattaggatccccattagctgttgtgaaAGCAGCCGCTACTCTACCTAGGGTCCACACAACATGaaacaatacagaacattaatagacaacaaccgctcaaggacagaactacataagtGTGGATATACTCGCTGCTTTTATATCGTATGTCAAAATGGAAAATCTCTTTCCATTTCAATTTATGCCATTTGGTTAAAGGAGCTACATGTAGAatttttgcattgtaatttcTGAAAATGTCcatagtatactgaacaaaaatgcaaCATTCccttgtgggggaaaactcattctgattagcTGGGCCTATTGCAATTCACCTAGCTTCCACATGGGCGAGACATTCTACATGTTGCAGCACCTTTATCGTATTCAGTAGGTGTTTTTGTTCCAGATGGTTGAATTAGAAAATTGTACAGATAGCTGAGCATAAATTTAAATGACTTCCATTCACAGACAAATCCATCAAAAGCACATTTTTGAACATTCCAGTAGCTTTGAAAACAACTGGTTCCCCTGAAATATGCATACTATTGACTTTTAGGGTTTGGGCTATTTCTTGTATTTGGTGGAAGCAGACTTTAATCCTCACATGAGCCACCTAGCTGTACAAAAAGAACAGTCAAACTCCTTAATTAGTAGGTGTACCAATTCCTCACACTTTCAACATAGCCAACAATTTTctgttaccttttatttaactagactaGCTGGAAGGTTCACAGCATAATCTATTTTTATGCTATTCTGAACAAACGCAACATTCaacaagttacagttcatataaggaaatcagtcaacttaaaatgaaattaggccctaatctatggatttcacatgactgggcacaGCATGGGTGTGcataggcccagccaatcagaattattttttttcatacaaaagggctttattacagacagaaatactcatcaggtggctggtctcagacaatcccgcaggtgaagaagctagaTATGCAGGTCCTGGGTTgacgtggttgtgaggccggttggacgtactgccaaattctctgacatggtgttggaggcagcttatggtagagaaatgaacattaaattctctggcaacagctctggttgacattcctgcattcagcatgccaatatcatgctccctcaacttgagacatcggtggcattgtgtgacaaaactgcacatttgagtggcctttcattgtccccagcacaaggtgcacctgtgtaacgatcgTACTGTTTAATcggtttcttgatatgccacaactgtccggtggattgattatcttggcaaaggagaaatgctcactaacagaatgtaaacatttctgggatcttatttcagctcatgagaccaacacttcagtgtttatttttgttctgtatatgtCACTTTCTTGTGAAATAGGGTTTAACATGTAAAATAATTTGGATTTAATTTCCTTTGAATTTATTCACATAATATATTAGTATTTTAGGAAACGCATAGAATGGTACACAATATTCAACCTGTATGCCTTTTTTGTAATATTCCCTATGGTGAACTTCATCGTCCTCTCTCTGTAACAGGACAAATCTGGCCCCCACAAAGATATCTACCCATACCTGATTCAAGAACTGCAGCCCACTCTGATTGAGCTGGGTATCTCCACACCTGAGGATCTGGGCATGGACAAATTATAGACATCCTTTGGGTGAGTGCTTACATATTGAAAAGTGAATGCTCTGGGCCCGGTTtctcaaaagcatcttaaggctaagttcattgtTCCAACCTTCGTAGGAGCATTGTTCCAAAACCTTTGTTCCTAAAGTTGCACTTAAACGCATGTTATTTACCAACTGCCTCAGACCATTCGTAGAACAGCGAAGTACATCGTTAAATATGTTATACAGATCCCCACTAAACATAGAATCAAGATGTTTCAGTCTGTGACCCCATAACTTCACAACGAAATTGAATACAAATAAAGTTGCCAATGTCTCTGCAAATATTAAACAAGCAAAGGATAATGATCGTCACATGAAACctgagatgactgcattaaaagaCAAATAGCCTATCCAAAGTATaggctacataggcctatattTAAATGATATTGAAATCAGTTATGTTTATTCAATTGAGTTTCATTTAGTGCATTAATATTAGCAGCCATAGGTGATAATCTCTAGGAGCTGATACGgcgtcagtattgtggaataattctaatgttaaATGTGCAATGTGCAGaaaaatcgctccgccatttccaggttgctaaaattctagtttgcctaatttcagtttgataAAATAAGCAGTCATTgtttagagaatcattgtactgcTCTGAAATaacttttccataaccaaaaatattgtctaTCAAtgtgaagctggtgtacaaaaccaagaCACTAAAACTAAACTTGAGAACTGGAAGCATAGATATAGCGCACataacagatctaccgcttcttaggcttgctttcaatgagtgacagatctataaccCATTTCTATGCGAACTTGGTCTGGTTGCCCAGAAAGTTACATACTGCAGCTTTAAGGTAAGATTTCAATGGAGAAAGCTGGCCTGAGAGCAGCTCTGCTTTTCTTTTGATCCTATGAGTATTGACACATGCCTCAATGACACGATAAGCGAACGTTCTCTCTGCATGGTCTTTTGGGAAACGCATGTTGCATCTTCGGGCCTTTCACAGTTCTCTTCATTTTAAATCAACTAATTAAATGTTTCCTTTTCATTTCCCCTCAGGTCATCTGGTGGCCAACGAGATGAACCACTTCTCTTCAAGTCTCTGCCTTGTCCTGGTGTCTGTATGATGTTGATTTAATCCACTCTCTCCTGTTGTGTACAAAATTATGGATTTAATAAAGCAATATCTATTGACGCTGCTGCCTCAATGGTAAGCTTGATTTACTGGCGTGTAACCCATTAATTCAAAAGGTGTCAATGCTCAATTAAATCAATTATGGGCTTTTCAGACCACTGACATACACATGCACAACATAATCTTATGTTTACATGAACATATGGCAGAGCCAAACATTTAACCTAACTAGTAGTATGTACTTTGATGCATCTCATAATACTGCTGGATCGAAACTGATGTAAGATGGTAGTTCAAGAAAGTTGAGGACAAAGGGATTCATTCCAACAATGGGTTTGGTCAGCATTCACTTTGATTCAATGCAGAGGGGTCTTGTAATTCTGTCAGGTTTTGCACTAGCTCTCAAACCCTTCTTCCCGTAGCATAGGGTGTTCAGCGGTTAGCTTCGCCCACGTCTGGCTGTTAAACGTCAATGATTGCTTGTGGACCGGTTTTCGAAATATGGCCCTTCTCTCATTTTAGCGAGAAATAATCTTGAAACACTAACATCAACTAGCAGATTTGCAAATATCCATATGTTGCGTGCTTCCTCCCAATTAACGTTACACATGCTAGATTGCTAATTAGCATTGGTGGTCGTTTTCCTGAAGTGCTGTGATATGGCCGTttgggaacactaaccctaaaggtgtgtagtaatttaacATTTTGTTTTCACAAAATTATTAAACGCTGATTATGTATGAACATACGTTCCTTATTTCCAAAACCTTACCGCAAGCGTCGGGCTCTTAAATGGTCCCCGGAAAGAAGTTTCCTTCATCAATAGGTGCTAGCCAAAATATAATTTTGCACTAGCCCTGTTAGGTGGCCCCTTTTGTTGAATATTGCAATGATCAGACAGAATTTGATATTGGTAATACTATCACCAGAAAGTGTCTTACCTCTTTGCTACTACTGAAGTTCTCCGACCTTATGTGGTTTCTGATGATTTGGGGTAGGGATGAAGGAAGGACGGTGAAAGTAGTCCAAGGCTTCTGTTGACAGGAAGCGGAAGTGGTCCTTAGACTAGCTAGCAGGAGTAAAAAACAACAGTGATAAAACATCCTTTCATGGATGGTTGGAAATAGTCAACATGCCTGTTTCAGCGTGTAAAGCGTGAACATTCCCACCAACATGAACAACATTAtggaggaacaggaggagagggatgctCTCCTTGCTGCAGTGCCCGACTCCCAAGTTTTGACCCCGGTAACTATgttttggctagctagctaaccaataaCACACGCAATCTGATTTCTGGCAACTGTTTTCATATGACAGCCAACCTACCATTCTCTCAGCGTATAACGTTACTTGGCTTGTTATTTACTGCTAACGTTAGCAAAGTTTCTGTAAGCTAACCATGTTAGCTACAGATTgtacaccagatactgagaacGTTATTTAAATTAGTCATTTAGAAGACgctcttaaccctaattgctctggataagtgccttgctcaagggcacatcgacatattTTCCACCTAGTCGCCTCGGgcattcgaaccagcgacctttttgttactggcccaacgctcttaaccgctaggctacttgccCTATCCAGCAACTTGTTTAGGTTCACTGACAAATATTAAAAAGAGGGTATGTTCAACTGCGTAGAATACACACCAATATGTTATTTTTATATTTCAAAACTTTTTGTATAATCTTTACTATTccgttaaccctttacactcgtgggaatATGCCTATATTGCAACCGAGGTAAAGCCAGATTAAGGTTGGATATTCGCCTGTAGTTTTGCTTacgtccaccaacagcagttagcagtcaacatagtgacaaatcaaatttttcaaatttcaatagctctttaaccATTACTCCTAACTTTAAAAACTGGTTCAAGCTAACCcgatggcatagacacacattgaACACACTATTTTATTTTACATCTTGCactatttaaaatattttttttgatttCAATAGcttcttggtcatgtgacctagtgacttcaaacaaggttcaaaaTGTACACTCAGCAGACCTACACATTGCACCcgttagtttgtccattttcatctcacatgtttTTACATTAGTTTTTTTAACTTTatcatttcaatagctccttggtaaTGTGACCCACTGACCGCAAACTACTTGTCCACGTACTGGCGGAGACGGGTGCCGCGAGGCATCCAGTGCGGTAACGCGACCGGTCCCGGAGAAACTGGCGGGAGCCCTGGGGAGAGTTCTCTTTTCTTTGTGAAGGGCAGAGCGCCCTGGAATGGGTTCGCCCCGGGAGAGGGACCCAAGCCCTGGAAAGCGTTGCGGTTTTGGCGGCGTCCGGTGAGCTCTCCCTGGCCCTCGAAGATCTGGTGGCGAGGGTGTAAATCTCACGCCGGGCCGTACCCATATCCACAGCAGGTCTCCAAGGTGAACAGCCTCTGGCATGTTATAACAATGTAGGTAAGGAAAGTTGGCAAAAAAGATCCGTAACTTCGGGGTAAGGATTGGCTCTTAGGGCTGGGTCGGTCGGGCTGGGGTGCGAAGCGGGGCTCGAGCAGTCGCTCTGTCGcccttttttattattttatttcacctttatttaaccaggtaggccagttgagaacaagtttccaactgcgacctggccaagataaagcaaagcagtgcgacaaaaacacagagttacacataaacaaacatacagtcaatgacacaatagaaaaatctatgtacagtgtttgcaaatgtagaagattagggaggccCTCCTCTCGCCATCATTGGAAGTTCGTTGTGCGGCCCATCTCATGGTCTCTCGTGCGTGGTCTCGCAATGGGCTGCGTGTGGGGGTTCGTCCGGGTGGTGTCCGTTGGCCTGGCCGAAGGCGGACCGGTGGGGGGGGTTGGGTCCGGCGGTTGGCGGCGGCAACTCTGGACACGCTCCGGGCCCTTCTCACAGATCTCTCCAGCTACGGCGCTTGCCGGCCCCATACATTGTAGGTGGGGAGGTCTCCTCTACACTCACTAGACTTGAGGCGGAGACTAAACCCATTGGCCCTGCATGGATCTGGCTCATGCCCTACGAAGTGGTGAAAGGTATCTCCAGCTTGTCTGGGGAGGGAGGTCTACATTTGATGTGGGTAGTACCATCCACGGCCATTGATTTGCTGCGGAACAATAAAGCGGACGGAAGAAGCTTAGGTTCCCACTGGTCACGGATCACTGAATGTCAACTTGATGAAATTCAAAAGGAGCGTACCCACATGTGGCGGTCGCGCTCAAATCACCCGTGGAGTGACTGTGACCCCCTCATGTCAAAGTGAGGAATATCAATGAAACGCTGGTAAAGGTGGTTCCTATGCCTCTGTCCCGGAGGGCTGACTGGGCAAGCAAATGATTGAAAGGGGATGATTCTTTTCTG
The sequence above is a segment of the Salvelinus alpinus chromosome 33, SLU_Salpinus.1, whole genome shotgun sequence genome. Coding sequences within it:
- the LOC139562938 gene encoding cytochrome c oxidase subunit 5A, mitochondrial-like → MFRAVVRLSTSGVRSLARIRPCYSAPLASRCYSHAKVETDEEFDARWVTYFSKPDIDAWELKKGMNTLIGYDLVPEPKILDSALRACRRLNDLASAIRILEAVKDKSGPHKDIYPYLIQELQPTLIELGISTPEDLGMDKL